GCCGTGGAAGGCGAAGTCGGCCTCGACGAAGGCCTTGGGCAGGATGGGGGCGGCGTCATTGATCAGGCGCGAGGCCAGGTAGTCGCGCCACACTTCCATCGGTGTCTCGGCGGCCAGCTTCGCAAATCCGCTGATGGCCGAGGGCTGGTTGACGATCAGCGCTGGCCGGGCGCCGAAGCCCGCCCCGTCCAGATAGGTTTTCCAGTCGAAGCCGGGCGCCGCCGCGGCCAGCTGGGCTGGGGTCATGGGGTTGTAGGTCTTGTCGGCGTCGCGGGACTCCACCCGGGTCCAGTGCACCTTGGCCAGGGCCGTCTCGAAGGCGATGATCTTATCGGCCCGGGCCGCGCCGCCCTCCATCCCCGCCAGGGTGAAGATGTCCGTGAGGTAGGTCTTGTAGGCGGCTCGCGCGGCGGCGAACTTCGGGTCATCGGTCAGGTAATAGTCGCGGTCCGGCAAGCCGAGGCCCCCCTGCACCAGTTCCGACGAGGCCTTGGTGGGGTCCTTGGCGTCCTGCCCGACATAGGGGTAGACCGGGAAGCTCGGCTGCGGCGAGCCGTAGCCGAAGGGCCGCTGCTTGCGCTCCAGGGCCGCCATGGTCCGCGCCAGGTCCTTGGGCGTCTTCACCGCGGCGATCACAGCCAGGTCCGCCTTCAGCGGCGTTATCCCGGCCTTCTCGATGGCCGCCTCGTCCATGAAGCTGGCGTAGAAGTCGGCGAACTTCCTGGCGTCCGCCGCGCCGCCCGCCTCGACGATCCCGCGCACCCGGGCGAGACTCTGCTCGCGCAGGCGGGCCACGTCGCCGTAGTTGGAACGGTCGGACGGGATGGTGGCGGTCTTCATCCAGCCGCCGTTCATATAGGCGTAGAAGTCGTCGCCGGGGGTGACGGTCTTATCCATCCCGGCGGTGTCGATGCCGATCTCGCCGAACTCCGGCTTGTCCGCCGCGCTCGCGGCGCCGGCGACCAGAAGCACGGCCACCGCCGCCGCACACATGAATTGACTGCGCATCGACGCCCCCTTGGAAATTTGTGCGCGGAGAATGGCGGGCGGCCGCCAGCCTGTCCTCAGAAAAACGTCCGGTGGAAGATGAACTTTCCTCCATCTATCACCGGTGACCCCGCCTTGCGCAGGCCCGTGCGAAGGGCGTGCAGGACCGCGCTCTAACGGTTCGGTGGCCCCGCTCCCGTCCGCTCCGCCGCCACCGGCAGGCCGCAATCCAGCAGTTCCGCCCAGATCTGCTCAGGGGTCTCGGCGAACCGGAAGATCTTGAGGTCCGCGGAATCCACCATGCCAGCGGCCAATAGCGCGTCGAAATTGATGACTGACCGCCAGTAGGCCTCATCGAACAGCACCACCGGGATCGGCGGCGACTTGTCAGTCTGGCGCAGGGTCAGGATCTCGAACAGTTCGTCGAGGGTCCCGAAGCCGCCCGGGAACACCACAAGGGCGTTGGCGCGCATGGCCAGGTGCATCTTGCGCATGGCGAAGTAGTGGAAGCGGAAGGTGAGTTCGGGGGTGGAATAGGCGTTCGGTTCCTGCTCGTGCGGCAGGCTGATGTTGAACCCGATCGACGGCGCGCCCACGTCGGCGGCCCCCAGGTTGGCGGCCTCCATGATCCCGGGCCCGCCGCCGGTGGCGATCACGTTGTCACGCAGCCTGTCGGCCGTCCGGATCGCGCCACCCTGCCGCGAGGCCAGGGCGGCGAAGGCGCGCGCCGCCCCATACCAGTCGCCTTGCCGGCCCGGACCGTCCTCGGCGATCCGGGCGCTGCCGAACACCACCAGGGTGGATCGCACTCCCCACGCGGCGAGCGCCTCATCCACCTTGGCGAACTCCAGCATGAAGCGGACCCCGCGCATGGGAGAGCTCAGCAGGAAGTCCTGGTCCAGGGCCGCCAAGCGATAGGCGGGCGAGATCAGCTGCGCCGCGTTGGGCGCCGGTGCAGGGGTCGGCATGAAAAGGGTCCCTCCAAGGCGTGGGCAGATTAGATGCGAAGACCCGCCGCGACTTGATCTGGCGCAACGCGGTGGGGTCGTTCCCGGGCGAACCTGTGGTCAATCTTCCCAGGAGCCATGGTCATGAACTCGGACCTGCGACCAGACATCATCGCCGTCCTTGAGGCGGGCAAGGACCTGACCTTGGCGACCCTCAGGCCAGATGGGTCGCCGCAAGCCACCACGGTGAGCTATGCGAGCCAAGGCCTCGACATCTATTTCGGCTGCGGGAGCCAGTCGCAAAAGGCGCGCAACCTGGCGCGCGACCCCCGGGTCTCGGCGACCATCGACCTGCCCTACCGCGACTGGGCGGAAATCCGCGGCCTGTCCCTCGGCGGGCGGGCGACCGAGATCACCGACCCCGAGGCCTTGGCCAGGGCAGGCCTGCTCTTCATGGAAAAGTTTCCCGAAGTCGCCCAGTACGTCGCCACTCCCGCCGGCGAGATGAAGATGTTCCATCTGCGGCCGCAGGTGGTTTCGGTCCTGGACTACGGCAAGGGCTTTGGTCACACCGACCTCGTGCAGATCGACGAGCCCGCCACCACCGACGGCGTGTCATGAAGCACGCGGTCATCATCGCCCATCCCAATCCCCGCAGCCTGACCTGCTCGGCCGGCGCGACCTATGCCGAGGCGGTTCGGGCTCTGGGCCACCAGGCCATTGTGCGGGACCTCTACCAACTCGGCTTCGACCCCTGTCTGAAGGCCGCGGAGATTCCGGGCGCGCCCGGTTACGCCGTCGGCGACGACGCGCAGGAGGAACGCCGGCTCCTGGCCGACGCGGACGTCTTCGCCTTCATCTATCCCCTCTGGTTCAACGCCCCGCCCGCAATGCTGAAGGGCTATGTCGAACGGGTGTTCAGCATGGGCTTTGGCTACGGCCCCGTGGCGCGGGGCACCGAACCGCTGCTGGAGGGCCGGAAGCTGATCACCTTCAGCTTCTCCGGCGCGCCGGAGTCATGGGTTCGCGACAGCGGCGCCCTCCCGGCGCTGATGACCCTGTTCGACCTGCACCTGTCGGCCGTCACCGGGTTGAACGTCCTGGATCACAAACACACAGGCGGCATCGTTCCGGGCATCACCGAGGAAGCGGTGGCCGAGGTGTTGGCGGCGGTCAGCACGGCCGTCCGTGAGACCTTTAACAGCGACCGCGCGTCGGCGGGTTGAGCCGAATGCGCCATAGGCCGTCGTCCGGTCCCCTGCTGGGCAGAACCCTGGTCACCTCGCTGCTGGCCCTGATCCTTCTGGAGGGCTGCGCCAGCCAACCTATGCCCCGGCCCGACACCGGCGCCGGGGTCGGTCGAGCGGTCAGCCAGCCGCTGCGCGATCTCAGCCTCATCCAAGAGACGGCCCCGGAGGTGCTGCAGCGCGCAGCCGTCTCGCCCTACGACCTGGCCCACGCCGTGGACTGCGCATCCCTCAGAGCGGAACTGAACGCCCTCGACATCGCCCTGGGGCCAGACCTCGCGCCGGGCGGCAAGGCGGAGGGCATATCCATCGGCGGTCTGGCGGCGGATTTGATCGGGGGCGCCGTCGGGCTTCCGTTCCGGGGCGCGGTGCGATGGGTATCGGGCGCGCGGTCCCGCGAGGCGGCGCTCAAGGCGGCCGTCCTCGCGGGGATGGTGCGTCGGGGATTCCTGAAGGGACGCTCAGGCCTGATGGCCTGCGACGCCCCTTCGCCGGCGATCTAGACCCGGACCTCACCGTGGTCCTTGCCGTCCCAATACTTCAGCGCCTTGGCCTTCACACGGATCAGGGTCAGGCCAGGGGTGTCGATGCCGGCCTCGAACCACTTGTCGAGATCGGAATTCCAGTGCTCGGCGAAGCTGGCCTTCTCGCGGATCAACTCGGCCTGGCCGGTGACGGCGATATAGAGGTTATGCTTGCCCTGATAACCCAGGCCCACCTGCGGATTGGCCTCGATCTCGGTGGCCACCCCAGTGCTCGCGTCGGTAAAGAAGTAGGCGTCGCCGTCGTAGTCGACGTCCTTATTGTTGCTCATCGGCCGTCCGGCGATCGCGCCACCCGAGGTCACGGTCGAGAGGATGGCGATGTCGATGTGCCGCATGTCTTTGGCGATGTCGGCGAGGGATTTGTCGGCCACGGGAAAGCTCCTTTGAAAGGTGTGCTCACCGCAAAGCCTAAGGGGCGCACCGGTTCCCGCGTCGGACATCCGACGCAACCGGTGCGCGGCCTTCGTCAGCCCGCCGTCTGCAGCTCCGATAGGGCCGGATAGTCGGTGTAGCCCTCCGCCCCCGGCGCATAGAAGGTCGCCAGGTTCCACCGGTTCAGCGGCGCGCCGGTGCGCAGGCGCTCCACCAGGTCGGGATTGGCCAGGAAGTCCTTGCCAAAGGCCACGGCGTCGGCCCAGCCGGCGTCCAGGGCGGCCTGGGCGCTCTCGCCGGTGAACTTCTCATTGGCGATATAGACCCCGCCGAACGCCTTCTTCAGCTGCGGGCCCAGGCTGTCGGGCCCCTGCGCCTCACGGGCGCAGAGGAAGGCCAGCTTGCGCTTGCCCAGCTCGGTGGCGACGTGGGTAAAGGTGGCCGCCAGGTCGCTGTCGCCGACGCTGTGGGCGTCGCCGCGCGGGGCCAGGTGCATGCCGACGCGGTCGGAGCCCCAGACCGAGACGGCGGCGTCGGCGCATTCCAGCATCAGGCGGGCGCGGTTGGCGATGGAGCCGCCGTACTGGTCGGTGCGATGGTTGGAGCTGTCCTGCAGGAACTGGTCGAGCAGGTAGCCATTGGCGCCGTGCAGTTCCACCCCGTCGAAGCCGGCCTTCTGGGCGTTCTGGGCGCCCAGGCGGAAGGCCTCCACCACGTCCTGGATCTCGCTGGTCTCCAGGGCGCGCGGGGTGGGATAGTCTCGCTCAGGACGCAGCAGGCTGACATGGCCCTTGGCGGCGATGGCGCTGGGCGCGACCGGCGCGCGGCCGTCCAGGAAGCTGGGGTCGGAGATGCGGCCCACGTGCCAGATCTGCATAAAGATGCGGCCGCCAGCGGCGTGCACCGCGGAGGTCACCAGGCGCCAGCCCTGCGTCTGTTCGGCTGACCAGACGCCGGGGACGCCGGCATAGCCCACACCCATGGGGTCGACCGGCACGCCCTCGGAGATCAGCAGGCCGGCCGAGGCGCGCTGCTCGTAGTACTTGGCCATCAGGGCGTTGGGGATGCGACTGTCACCCGCGCGGCTGCGCGTCAGGGGCGCCATGATCACCCGGTTGGGCAGGGTCAGGTCACCAACGACGAGCGGATCGAAGAGCGAGGGCATGGGTGGTCCTTGGGCTGGCGCGCGGATCGGCGGTTCCCCCACATAGGCGGGCCGGCGCCGTCTGCCCAGAGGACGGCGCACCTTTCGCCGCGTCCCCTCCCCTCACGCGGCGCCGGCCGCCGGCCGCCGGGTGCGCCAGACGGAATAGCCGATCCCGCCCAGCAGCAGGGCAGCGGTGACCCCGAGGGACACGGGCGCGGGGAACTTCTCCCAGCCGATGGCCTCGGCCACCAAGACCTTGCCGCCGATGAAGACCAGCAGCGCCGCCAGGGCCTGCTTGAGATAGGCGAACCGATCCACCACCGCGGCCAGGGCGAAGTAGAGCGCCCGCAGGCCCAGGATGGCGAAGATGTTGGAGGTGTAGACAAGGTAGGGGTCGGTGGTGATGGCGAAGATCGCCGGCACGGAGTCGACGGCGAAGATCACGTCCGCCAGTTCGATGATCACCAGCACCATCAGCAGCGGGGTGGCGAACAGCACCTGCCGGCCGCCCGGGCCTGGCTCACGCACGAGAAAGCGTGAGCCGCGAAAACCCTCGGTCAGCCGCAGGTGGGAGGCGGCCCAGCGATAGACGAGGTTGTCGCGCGGGTCCTTCGCCTCCCCATTGGCCAGGAACATCTTGGCGCCCATCAGGATCAGGAAGCCCGCGAACACCAGCAGGGCCCAGTCGAACCGCGCCACCAGGGCGGCGCCGAGGCCGATCATCACGGCCCGCAGCACGATCACCCCCAGGATTCCCCAGAACAGCACCCGATGCTGGTAGACCGTCGGAACCGCGAAAGCCGCGAAGATGCTGGCGATGACGAAGACGTTGTCCAGGGCCAGGCTCTTCTCCACCAGGAAACCCGTCAGGTACTCAACACCAGCCTGCGGCCCCAGCTCTCCCCAGACCCAGGCTCCGAAGCCCAGGCCCATGAGGATATAGCCGGCCGACAGGGCCAGGCTCTCGCCCACCCCGATCGTTCTCTGTTTCCGGTGCAGCACCCCGAGGTCCAGCACCAGCAGGATCACGACGACGGCGGCGAAGATCAGCCACATCCAGAGCGGCTTGCCCAGCAGGGGCGAGAGAAGCATGTCCAAGATCTTGTTCCCCAGCAGGAGGGCGCGGGTCGCGCGCCGGCGCGGTCCGACATCACGATCGTGACGATCGTCAGAGGGGCCCGGTCCGCTCATGGATGGATGGCTCGCCGGCGCGGGGTCGCCCGCGCGCGGCGGTAGAAAATCGTGCCGGTCGAGCCGGCCTTAGCCCACCGGCCTCAGACGCGGATGTCCAGGGTGTGGCCAGACACCCGGCGCGGCGCGAGGTTGGAGGCTAGTGGCGCAGGCCCCTCCACGGGCCGCCCGGTGGGGGAACTTGCGTGGGACGCGGCCAGGGTCGTGGCCTGGGCCAGGACCCGAGACTCCAGGCGCGGCCAGGGCGTCGGGGGCGGGAACCCCGAGACCCTCATCGCCGGCCTCCGGCGGCCACCAGGTCAAAGGCGTCGGCCTCCAGGTCCAGGAGGTCGCAGATCCGCAGGATCGCCGCCCGCTCCTCAGCGTCGAAGCCCCCGTCGGCGGCGGCGATGGAGCAGGCCGCGGCCACCAGCAGATGGGCCGGACCGGACCGCCCCCGCAGTCGCAGGATCGCCGCCTCGGCCACCGCCTCCCCATCGTCTGGATCCTTGTCGAAACGTTCGATCAGGGCCTCGAAAGCCTGTATCGCCTCATCCACGCCGAAGACGCCGAAGGCTGGCAGGCCTTGGACGCGCGCCACGAGACGGCGGCGTTCCTCGGCGGTCACCCATCCGTCGGCGTAGGCCACAAGGGCGCAGGCGCCCACCAGGGCGTCCAGCTGCAGGCTGTCGCCGGGGGTCCAGGCCTCGGTTCTCAGGCTGGCGTTGGTGGGCCGTCGATTGGAAAGATTCATGTCGCGTACCTCCTCTGTTGGAGGATGCGGCCAGCGCCGGGGCTGGAGATGGACCCGGCATCGGGCGCACCCGATGCGGTCCGACATCACGATCACGGTGATCGTCAGAGGGGCCCGGCCCGCCCTATCGATATGGGACAGGCCGCAAGAACCTCAAGACGGCGCGCGATGATTTCGCCGCATGCCTATGATCAGATTCGTAAATCGGCCCGGTCCCATGGGCTGCGGCGTGTCAGCCGCCGCCGATCCGCGAGGCGAGGTCGGCCACCAGGTCTTCCAGCTGATCCAGACCCGAATTGGTCCCCTCCTCGAAGCCGCCGCCCAGGTGCATCTTCGCCATCTCGTCGCTGGCGAACAGCGTGTGCAGGGTCAGCTTCGTCTTCCCGTCCACCTCATCGAAGGTGACGGTGACGACCATCATCTTCTCGCCGTTGAAGCCGTTGTCGTAGACGATCTTCTGGTCCTGCACGATCTCCAGATAGGTCCCGCCGAAGGGCTCGTTCGGCGCCCCGCTCGGCCCGGTCATGGCGAACTTGAACGCACCGCCGACGCGGAAATCGATCTCCGCGAAGGTCACCGGCCAGCCGACGGGGCCAAACCACTTCATGATGTGCTCGGGCCGCGAATAGGCCTCGAACAGCAGGGAGGCCGGGGCGTCCATGACGCGGGTGATGGTCAGTTCGCGGTCGATGGCGGGGTCGGTCATCAGGCGTCTCCGATACGGGCGGCGATCATCGGCTCAAGCCAGGCGCCGCGGGTCAGGATATTCAGGTGGGTGGTGTTTGGCAGGACAGCGAGCTGGGCGCCGGGGATAAGCCGCGCCATCTCGGCGGCATGGTCGATGCGTACGAAGTCGTTGTCGCCGATAGCCAGCAGGGTCGGCGTCTTCACCGCCCGCAGTTGCTCCGGCGACCAGCCGGTCCAGGCGCTGAGCATGGCGTTGGTCTTGGTCAGTACGCGATCAAAGGCCGTGGGATCGGGCGCGGTACGCCGGTAGCTGGCCTGCCAGGACGCGAAGTCCGCCTCGGTGGGCAGGAGAGCCGTCAGTTCGGGCGACGGCTGCTGGATCTCGCCCCGCTGCAACTTCACGAGCTCCGGCTGATAGCCGTCCAGGGTGTAGCTGATGCTGATGGCCGACACGGTCCGGGCCAGGTCGGGCCGGCGCACCGCCATGTTCATGGCCACCATGCCGCCGAGGCTATGACCGACGAAATGCGCCTGTTTCACGCCCAGATGCGCCAGCACGCCGGCAGTATCGGCGGACATGCGGTCCAGGCTGGGCGCGCTCTCTCGGTCGGCCGTATGGCCGTGCCCCTGCTGCTCGATGGCGATCAGCGGTCGGACCCGCGCCAGCCGGGCCAGGAAGCCGTCCGGGAACGCCGTCTCGATGGTCATCATCCCGCCGTGCAGCAGCACGAAGGGCGGCAGGCCAGCCAGCGGCCCGCCGTGGACCTCGTAATAGACCTTCAGGCCATCGACCTTGGCGTAGCCGGTGGTCGCGGTCTCCGCGGCGAATCCCTTCGTCGCCAGCCCCGCGCCCAACAGGGCCCCTGCCCCCAGAACCAACCGCCGATCCACGCGGTTCATGACGCCTCTCCCTTGGCCTGGAGCTCCTTCACATAGGCTTCGAGTTGATCCAGGCTTTCGTCCCAGAACCGGCGATAGTCGCCGATCCAGCGGGCCGCCTCAGCCAGGGGCTTGGCGTTCAGCCGCACGGGCCGAAACTGGGCGTTACGGCCCCGCGAGACCAGCCCCGCCCCTTCCAGCACCTTCAGGTGCTTGGAGATGGTCGGCTGGCTCAGCGCGAAGGGCGCGACCAGTTCATTGACCGTCGCCTCCCCGTCCGCCAGCCGCGCCAGGATTGCTCGCCGCGTCGGATCGGCCAGGGCGCCGAACACCCGATCCATCTGTTGCGTCGCCGCCTGCATATATCGTCATCCAGCTATATTGCTAATTATCTATATTTAGATGCCGCCCGACGTCAAGCATCTCCCTCTCTTCCCGACGTGGAGGAGGAAAAGCTCAACAAACGCGCAGTTACGCCCTTCCCTCTCCGGGCGCTCGCCGCACCATTGCCCCCTCTCCCCACACGCCTAGGCTCCGTCCAGGGCCAAACCTCTGGGTGACTTCCACCTGAGCATCCGCAGCGACCTTTCCGACGAGGCCCTCTCAGACATCACCGCCCGCGGCTATTCCCGGCGCAGCAGGGCCGCCTTCGGCGCGACTGTGGTGAAGCTGAACCTCTAGGCCGCCGCCGCCCGGCTCTGGCGGGCGAGCTGACGGAAGGAGATCAGCCGCTCGCTGGCCTCGTCCCACAGGGACAGCGGCACGGCGCGAAGGCTCTGCGGCACCGACAGGCGGCTGGAGTCGCGCAGCTCCGGATGATCCTTCAGGACGGCGGGCAGCCGATAGAACGGAATGCGGCTGGAGATGTGGTGCACGTGGTGGACGCCGATATTGGCGGTCATCCAGCGCAGCGGCTGGGGCAGGTGATAGTGCGAGGCGCCCTTCAGCGCCGCGTCGGTCAGGTCCCAGGCGTCGCGGCGGGCCCAATAGGTGTCCTCGAACTGGTGCTGGACGTAGAACAGCCAGACGCCGATGGAGGCGGCGATCACCAGGGTCGGCAGGTTCACCAACAGCAGGGCCTGCCAGCCGGCCAGCAGGGCGACGATGGTGAGGAATGTCGCGATGGCCAGGT
The sequence above is drawn from the Phenylobacterium glaciei genome and encodes:
- a CDS encoding NAD(P)H-dependent oxidoreductase — its product is MKHAVIIAHPNPRSLTCSAGATYAEAVRALGHQAIVRDLYQLGFDPCLKAAEIPGAPGYAVGDDAQEERRLLADADVFAFIYPLWFNAPPAMLKGYVERVFSMGFGYGPVARGTEPLLEGRKLITFSFSGAPESWVRDSGALPALMTLFDLHLSAVTGLNVLDHKHTGGIVPGITEEAVAEVLAAVSTAVRETFNSDRASAG
- a CDS encoding pyridoxamine 5'-phosphate oxidase family protein gives rise to the protein MADKSLADIAKDMRHIDIAILSTVTSGGAIAGRPMSNNKDVDYDGDAYFFTDASTGVATEIEANPQVGLGYQGKHNLYIAVTGQAELIREKASFAEHWNSDLDKWFEAGIDTPGLTLIRVKAKALKYWDGKDHGEVRV
- a CDS encoding SRPBCC family protein, with product MTDPAIDRELTITRVMDAPASLLFEAYSRPEHIMKWFGPVGWPVTFAEIDFRVGGAFKFAMTGPSGAPNEPFGGTYLEIVQDQKIVYDNGFNGEKMMVVTVTFDEVDGKTKLTLHTLFASDEMAKMHLGGGFEEGTNSGLDQLEDLVADLASRIGGG
- a CDS encoding TerC family protein, which codes for MLLSPLLGKPLWMWLIFAAVVVILLVLDLGVLHRKQRTIGVGESLALSAGYILMGLGFGAWVWGELGPQAGVEYLTGFLVEKSLALDNVFVIASIFAAFAVPTVYQHRVLFWGILGVIVLRAVMIGLGAALVARFDWALLVFAGFLILMGAKMFLANGEAKDPRDNLVYRWAASHLRLTEGFRGSRFLVREPGPGGRQVLFATPLLMVLVIIELADVIFAVDSVPAIFAITTDPYLVYTSNIFAILGLRALYFALAAVVDRFAYLKQALAALLVFIGGKVLVAEAIGWEKFPAPVSLGVTAALLLGGIGYSVWRTRRPAAGAA
- a CDS encoding ArsR/SmtB family transcription factor, coding for MQAATQQMDRVFGALADPTRRAILARLADGEATVNELVAPFALSQPTISKHLKVLEGAGLVSRGRNAQFRPVRLNAKPLAEAARWIGDYRRFWDESLDQLEAYVKELQAKGEAS
- a CDS encoding pyridoxamine 5'-phosphate oxidase family protein codes for the protein MNSDLRPDIIAVLEAGKDLTLATLRPDGSPQATTVSYASQGLDIYFGCGSQSQKARNLARDPRVSATIDLPYRDWAEIRGLSLGGRATEITDPEALARAGLLFMEKFPEVAQYVATPAGEMKMFHLRPQVVSVLDYGKGFGHTDLVQIDEPATTDGVS
- a CDS encoding alkene reductase; protein product: MPSLFDPLVVGDLTLPNRVIMAPLTRSRAGDSRIPNALMAKYYEQRASAGLLISEGVPVDPMGVGYAGVPGVWSAEQTQGWRLVTSAVHAAGGRIFMQIWHVGRISDPSFLDGRAPVAPSAIAAKGHVSLLRPERDYPTPRALETSEIQDVVEAFRLGAQNAQKAGFDGVELHGANGYLLDQFLQDSSNHRTDQYGGSIANRARLMLECADAAVSVWGSDRVGMHLAPRGDAHSVGDSDLAATFTHVATELGKRKLAFLCAREAQGPDSLGPQLKKAFGGVYIANEKFTGESAQAALDAGWADAVAFGKDFLANPDLVERLRTGAPLNRWNLATFYAPGAEGYTDYPALSELQTAG
- a CDS encoding tellurite resistance TerB family protein: MNLSNRRPTNASLRTEAWTPGDSLQLDALVGACALVAYADGWVTAEERRRLVARVQGLPAFGVFGVDEAIQAFEALIERFDKDPDDGEAVAEAAILRLRGRSGPAHLLVAAACSIAAADGGFDAEERAAILRICDLLDLEADAFDLVAAGGRR
- a CDS encoding alpha/beta fold hydrolase, which gives rise to MNRVDRRLVLGAGALLGAGLATKGFAAETATTGYAKVDGLKVYYEVHGGPLAGLPPFVLLHGGMMTIETAFPDGFLARLARVRPLIAIEQQGHGHTADRESAPSLDRMSADTAGVLAHLGVKQAHFVGHSLGGMVAMNMAVRRPDLARTVSAISISYTLDGYQPELVKLQRGEIQQPSPELTALLPTEADFASWQASYRRTAPDPTAFDRVLTKTNAMLSAWTGWSPEQLRAVKTPTLLAIGDNDFVRIDHAAEMARLIPGAQLAVLPNTTHLNILTRGAWLEPMIAARIGDA
- a CDS encoding LOG family protein — its product is MPTPAPAPNAAQLISPAYRLAALDQDFLLSSPMRGVRFMLEFAKVDEALAAWGVRSTLVVFGSARIAEDGPGRQGDWYGAARAFAALASRQGGAIRTADRLRDNVIATGGGPGIMEAANLGAADVGAPSIGFNISLPHEQEPNAYSTPELTFRFHYFAMRKMHLAMRANALVVFPGGFGTLDELFEILTLRQTDKSPPIPVVLFDEAYWRSVINFDALLAAGMVDSADLKIFRFAETPEQIWAELLDCGLPVAAERTGAGPPNR